In one Arthrobacter jinronghuae genomic region, the following are encoded:
- a CDS encoding DoxX family protein, translating to MALLFAGVGVVKIFQSYARVRENLRWPEDFSPVTVKLIGVLEVLGAAGLVIPEATGLAPVLTPIAASGLTVLMALAVLVHVRRGERNRIALGVILMMLSLVVALGRFGLFG from the coding sequence TTGGCACTTCTATTTGCCGGAGTCGGCGTCGTAAAGATCTTCCAGAGCTATGCACGTGTCCGGGAGAACCTTCGCTGGCCCGAGGACTTTTCCCCGGTCACCGTGAAACTGATCGGCGTCCTCGAAGTCCTTGGAGCGGCCGGACTGGTCATTCCCGAGGCAACCGGCCTGGCGCCCGTACTGACACCGATCGCTGCATCCGGGCTGACCGTCCTGATGGCATTGGCTGTCCTGGTCCACGTGCGGCGGGGCGAACGCAACCGGATCGCCCTGGGCGTCATCCTGATGATGCTCTCGCTGGTGGTGGCGCTGGGCCGGTTTGGTCTCTTCGGGTGA
- the zapE gene encoding cell division protein ZapE produces MTAMQAPASAVEFQLAAQAQGLALDAAQLAVLPALAAAAAAARSAEPAPDNTSVYLWGPPGRGKTWLLDTLFDSVDIAQKRRLHFHDFFRELHALVFAGYGNPGYRQDSAFAAALDQMLGRVRLLCFDEFHVKDPADAAFITRLLRTVLDRGIVLVATSNYAPQELLPDEMFHHLFEPGIALITGHLQVLELDGDTDYRARPGNTAGFAAGYHLRSNDDALLAVAGLIPPGAAEGVQLTPGTRTLEALRADGGQLWFDFEDLCHAQSATSDYLQLAQTHRHWVISGVPPVGGSNPYGWQRFGNVVDVLYDAGCRLDVIGMPDYDGVFPGIAHPTDLARIRSRFGMLQQLPAAGS; encoded by the coding sequence ATGACCGCTATGCAGGCCCCGGCCTCCGCCGTCGAATTCCAGCTCGCAGCGCAAGCGCAGGGCTTGGCCTTGGACGCTGCCCAGCTGGCCGTCCTTCCGGCGCTTGCCGCGGCTGCCGCGGCGGCCCGATCCGCCGAACCCGCGCCGGACAATACCTCCGTCTACCTGTGGGGCCCGCCGGGGCGGGGGAAGACCTGGCTGCTGGACACGTTGTTCGACTCCGTGGATATCGCGCAGAAACGGCGGCTGCATTTCCACGACTTCTTCCGTGAACTCCATGCACTCGTCTTCGCCGGTTACGGAAACCCCGGCTACCGGCAGGATTCGGCCTTCGCCGCGGCCCTGGACCAGATGCTGGGCCGGGTCCGGCTGCTGTGCTTTGACGAATTCCATGTCAAGGACCCGGCGGACGCAGCCTTCATCACCCGACTGCTCCGCACCGTGCTGGACCGCGGCATCGTGCTCGTGGCGACATCCAACTACGCGCCGCAGGAGCTGCTTCCGGACGAGATGTTCCACCACCTCTTCGAACCCGGTATTGCACTGATAACCGGACACCTGCAGGTCCTGGAGCTGGACGGGGACACGGATTACCGTGCCCGCCCCGGAAACACCGCCGGTTTCGCCGCCGGGTATCACCTGCGCAGCAACGACGACGCGCTGCTTGCCGTAGCCGGGCTGATCCCACCCGGCGCAGCGGAAGGGGTGCAGCTGACACCGGGAACCCGGACGCTGGAGGCCCTGCGTGCGGACGGCGGGCAGCTGTGGTTCGATTTCGAGGACCTGTGCCATGCGCAGTCGGCCACCTCCGACTACCTGCAGCTGGCGCAGACGCACCGGCACTGGGTGATCAGCGGCGTGCCCCCGGTCGGAGGATCGAATCCCTACGGCTGGCAGCGCTTCGGCAACGTCGTGGACGTGCTCTACGACGCCGGCTGCCGTCTGGACGTCATCGGGATGCCGGATTACGACGGCGTGTTCCCCGGGATAGCCCACCCCACCGACCTGGCGCGGATCCGCAGCCGGTTCGGGATGCTGCAACAGCTGCCTGCGGCCGGAAGTTAA
- a CDS encoding SDR family NAD(P)-dependent oxidoreductase — MNNRFEGKVVIVTGAGSGIGEAAARGFVAEGATVVLTDTVAEKITATVAGLPEGTATAVVADSANWDDVRKLVEDTVQQHGHLDVLVNNAGTLTNGPVEETDVEEWHRVIETDLSGVFYGTKAAIPHLIESKGCIVNTSSVSGMAADWNMSAYNAAKGGVNNFTRAVALDHGKDGVRVNAVAPGLIWTDLVEDKKDDEEQKAKFAERIALGRPGQPDEVADAILFLASDAARFITGAILPVDGGTTASNGQPQQA; from the coding sequence ATGAATAACCGTTTTGAGGGCAAAGTCGTCATTGTCACCGGCGCCGGATCCGGCATCGGCGAAGCAGCGGCGCGGGGCTTCGTTGCCGAAGGAGCCACCGTTGTCCTGACCGACACCGTGGCAGAGAAAATCACCGCCACCGTAGCTGGCCTGCCCGAGGGCACGGCCACGGCCGTCGTCGCCGATTCCGCCAACTGGGACGATGTCCGCAAGCTCGTCGAGGACACGGTGCAGCAGCACGGGCACCTGGACGTCCTGGTAAACAACGCCGGCACGCTGACCAACGGGCCGGTCGAAGAGACCGACGTCGAGGAATGGCACCGGGTCATTGAGACGGACCTTTCGGGCGTCTTCTACGGCACCAAGGCAGCGATCCCGCACCTGATCGAATCCAAGGGCTGCATCGTCAACACCTCCTCCGTCTCCGGCATGGCAGCTGACTGGAACATGAGCGCGTACAACGCGGCCAAGGGCGGGGTCAACAACTTCACCCGCGCGGTGGCCCTGGATCATGGCAAGGACGGGGTCCGCGTGAATGCCGTGGCACCGGGCCTGATCTGGACCGACCTGGTCGAGGACAAGAAGGACGACGAAGAGCAGAAGGCAAAGTTCGCCGAACGGATTGCCCTGGGCCGTCCGGGCCAGCCGGACGAGGTGGCGGACGCGATCCTGTTCCTGGCCTCCGACGCCGCCCGGTTCATCACCGGCGCGATCCTGCCCGTCGACGGCGGCACCACGGCCAGCAACGGACAGCCGCAGCAGGCCTAG
- a CDS encoding HNH endonuclease — MASVLLEWNPDLPDPWPGGYGPAVAAVNDGGTFRRSMPLMAGRPPVAGTEVWLLLCGSQGMQRGLVGHGVVVPPGSADAVTVDFDRLLPLGEQVPASLLEEDVPNLPRVGGAVPVPSASMPALRRLWSGFLGAEPDPLSPPPGTLAAEALGLQRTNSHEHDAEARRLCLAFHGNCCAACGLVPSQRYGPGTEALMQVHHLVPGTDLPGGYALDPVSDLVPLCPTCHAVAHTRVPVPYTPAEVRGLLAAAPDAAARAAGGDAVVVGSLVSPEQQQALEDAARLRGLR, encoded by the coding sequence GTGGCATCAGTCCTTCTTGAATGGAATCCGGACCTCCCGGATCCCTGGCCCGGCGGTTACGGTCCGGCAGTAGCAGCGGTGAACGACGGCGGAACCTTCCGCCGGAGCATGCCCCTGATGGCCGGCCGCCCGCCGGTTGCTGGAACCGAGGTATGGCTTCTACTGTGCGGCAGCCAGGGGATGCAGCGCGGACTGGTGGGCCACGGCGTCGTTGTCCCGCCCGGCAGCGCCGACGCCGTGACGGTGGATTTCGACAGGCTGCTGCCCCTGGGCGAGCAAGTGCCGGCGTCGCTCCTCGAGGAAGATGTGCCGAACCTACCCCGGGTCGGCGGCGCCGTGCCCGTACCGTCAGCTTCCATGCCGGCACTGCGGCGCCTGTGGTCGGGCTTCCTCGGCGCCGAGCCGGATCCGCTGAGCCCTCCCCCGGGCACGCTGGCTGCCGAAGCGTTGGGCCTGCAGCGCACTAACTCTCACGAGCACGACGCCGAGGCCCGCCGGCTGTGCCTGGCGTTCCACGGCAATTGCTGTGCGGCCTGCGGGCTGGTCCCTTCGCAGCGGTACGGCCCGGGAACCGAGGCGCTGATGCAGGTGCATCATCTGGTGCCGGGCACGGACCTGCCCGGCGGCTACGCATTGGATCCGGTCTCGGACCTGGTGCCGCTGTGTCCCACCTGCCACGCCGTGGCACATACCCGGGTTCCGGTCCCCTACACGCCCGCCGAGGTGCGCGGCCTGCTGGCCGCAGCACCGGATGCCGCAGCACGGGCAGCTGGCGGGGATGCCGTCGTCGTCGGGTCCCTAGTGAGCCCGGAGCAGCAGCAGGCGCTGGAAGACGCCGCCCGGCTGCGCGGACTTCGCTAG
- a CDS encoding tyrosine-protein phosphatase produces the protein MPKPIIPAPAPLANLRDLGGISVDGGKIRTGLVLRADDVATTTAEQVAELVEAGLRTIIDLRSAGEAERTGRGPSADHPVQYLALPLTDAMDAPPELAGQLLQSVRSPEQVGQWYAKIFVSQKEVLVRGLQAVADSPGAVLFHCAAGKDRTGLFAAALLVVLGAEPEAVVEDYARTQARLPEVYRRMGLTELSGGYDIPADHPVLAAHPAAMRSMLGTLDSRAGGAAAVLRSGGLSSELVGRLRRKLVQPVPAQV, from the coding sequence ATGCCGAAACCCATCATTCCTGCCCCGGCGCCGCTGGCGAATCTGCGGGATCTGGGCGGGATTTCAGTAGACGGCGGAAAGATCCGCACCGGCCTGGTGCTCAGGGCCGACGACGTCGCGACCACCACCGCGGAGCAGGTAGCCGAGCTCGTGGAGGCGGGTCTGCGCACCATCATCGATCTGCGCTCCGCCGGCGAGGCGGAACGCACCGGACGGGGCCCGTCCGCAGACCATCCGGTGCAGTATCTGGCCCTGCCGCTGACCGATGCCATGGACGCCCCGCCGGAACTGGCGGGGCAGCTCCTGCAGTCGGTCCGCTCCCCCGAGCAGGTGGGCCAGTGGTATGCCAAAATTTTCGTCTCGCAGAAAGAGGTGCTGGTGCGCGGCCTGCAGGCCGTGGCCGACTCCCCCGGCGCGGTGCTGTTCCATTGTGCCGCCGGCAAGGACCGCACCGGCTTGTTCGCCGCAGCGCTGCTGGTGGTGCTGGGTGCGGAACCGGAGGCCGTCGTCGAGGATTACGCCCGAACCCAGGCCCGGCTTCCCGAGGTCTATCGCAGGATGGGGCTGACCGAGCTCAGCGGCGGTTATGACATCCCCGCGGATCATCCCGTACTGGCGGCCCACCCGGCCGCCATGCGTTCGATGCTGGGAACCCTCGATTCCAGGGCGGGCGGCGCGGCCGCGGTGCTGCGTTCCGGCGGGCTCTCTTCCGAACTGGTCGGCCGCCTGCGCCGCAAGCTGGTGCAGCCCGTACCCGCGCAGGTGTAG
- a CDS encoding DUF1540 domain-containing protein, with the protein MTDHVAHVQDCTVSSCDFNHEGCTAYAITVGGSPDHASCATFIDTSATGGLPKVLAQVGACQRNECRFNDHLMCDARDVRVGPGAELADCLTYQPR; encoded by the coding sequence ATGACCGACCACGTTGCCCATGTGCAGGACTGCACCGTATCCAGCTGCGACTTCAACCATGAGGGATGCACCGCCTACGCGATCACGGTGGGCGGCTCTCCCGATCACGCCAGCTGCGCCACATTCATCGACACATCAGCCACCGGCGGGCTGCCCAAGGTCCTCGCCCAGGTGGGTGCGTGCCAGCGCAATGAGTGCCGGTTCAATGACCACCTCATGTGCGACGCCCGCGATGTACGGGTGGGTCCCGGCGCGGAACTCGCTGACTGCCTCACCTACCAGCCCCGCTAA
- the nhaA gene encoding Na+/H+ antiporter NhaA, giving the protein MAATVRGDADKRPAALLLLATIAAVLWANAPFSGSYEYFWETTVEVRAGSMILELTAREVVNDALMAVFFFVVGLEVRREFALGELTNRSRAVIPVVAAAAGIAVPAAVFLLFTAGTDNAAAWGVVISTDTAFLLGALAVAGPRVPGRLRIFLLTLAVVDDVAALSIIALVYTEHLQPVPLLLAFAGLAAVALTRRLPYGRGGAYAVLAVLVWLAFYASGVHPTLAGVGIALMVPVFPPARRDVEHALELTRVFRQSPNSRYARAAVHGVRESLSINERLHSAYTPYVDYLILPVFALANAGVRLDGPTLEQALRSPLAWGIVCGLVLGKFIGIFGAAALLHRLRIGEFGPGLTLGRIAGGAALSGIGFTIALFIIGLAIEDPAVQNEARVAVLAGSLLAFAAGSAIFRTVEGRRPAVPPGEVLARPVDPARDHVVGPADAPLTLVEYGDYECPFCSRATGTIMEVREYFGADLRYVWRHLPLSRVHPNAVAAAEAAEAAGRQGHFREYSAHLFENQDNLLPEDLLRAAESLGLDMDRFEADLRSAEVSNRVLDDALDAESMDLHGTPTFFIGRRRHHGPYDAATLIRALEASRSAVP; this is encoded by the coding sequence ATGGCTGCCACCGTCCGGGGTGATGCGGACAAGCGCCCCGCTGCACTGCTGCTGCTGGCCACCATCGCAGCGGTGCTGTGGGCCAATGCGCCGTTTTCCGGTTCCTATGAGTACTTCTGGGAAACCACCGTCGAGGTGCGTGCCGGCAGCATGATTTTGGAGTTGACGGCCCGGGAAGTGGTCAATGACGCGCTCATGGCGGTGTTCTTTTTCGTGGTGGGGCTCGAGGTGCGGCGGGAATTTGCCCTGGGCGAGTTGACCAACCGGTCCCGGGCCGTGATTCCGGTGGTCGCTGCGGCCGCGGGGATTGCCGTGCCCGCCGCAGTCTTCCTGCTGTTCACGGCCGGAACGGACAATGCCGCCGCGTGGGGCGTGGTCATTTCCACCGACACCGCGTTTCTGCTGGGTGCACTGGCCGTTGCAGGACCTCGGGTTCCCGGCAGGCTGCGGATTTTCCTGCTGACCCTGGCGGTGGTCGACGACGTTGCCGCGCTCAGCATCATCGCCCTGGTCTATACCGAACATCTGCAACCCGTGCCGTTGCTGCTGGCCTTCGCCGGGCTCGCCGCCGTCGCACTGACCCGCCGCTTGCCGTACGGTCGCGGCGGCGCCTACGCCGTGCTGGCAGTCCTTGTGTGGCTGGCCTTTTACGCATCGGGAGTGCATCCGACGTTGGCCGGCGTCGGCATTGCCCTGATGGTCCCGGTGTTTCCGCCCGCCCGGCGGGACGTGGAACATGCGTTGGAGCTGACCCGTGTATTCCGCCAGTCGCCCAATTCCCGGTACGCCCGGGCTGCGGTGCACGGCGTGCGGGAGTCCCTCTCCATCAACGAACGCCTGCACAGTGCCTACACGCCGTACGTGGATTACCTGATCCTGCCCGTATTCGCCCTCGCCAACGCCGGAGTGCGACTGGACGGGCCAACGTTGGAACAAGCCCTGCGCTCCCCGCTGGCCTGGGGCATTGTCTGCGGCCTGGTTCTGGGAAAATTCATCGGCATTTTCGGTGCTGCCGCGCTGCTGCACCGGCTGCGGATCGGCGAGTTCGGCCCCGGCCTGACGCTGGGCCGCATCGCCGGCGGCGCCGCCCTGTCCGGCATCGGATTCACCATCGCCCTGTTCATCATCGGCCTCGCCATCGAGGACCCTGCAGTGCAGAACGAAGCACGGGTGGCGGTCCTGGCCGGATCGCTTCTGGCGTTCGCCGCGGGGAGTGCCATCTTCCGGACCGTGGAAGGACGGCGCCCTGCCGTTCCCCCGGGTGAGGTGCTGGCCCGGCCGGTGGATCCGGCCCGCGACCACGTGGTGGGACCCGCAGACGCTCCGTTGACCCTCGTGGAATACGGGGACTACGAATGCCCGTTCTGCAGCCGGGCCACGGGGACCATCATGGAAGTGCGCGAGTACTTCGGTGCCGACCTGCGCTACGTCTGGCGCCATCTGCCCTTGTCCCGGGTCCATCCCAATGCCGTTGCGGCCGCCGAGGCTGCAGAGGCCGCGGGCCGGCAGGGGCACTTCCGGGAGTACAGCGCGCACCTTTTCGAGAACCAGGACAACCTCCTCCCGGAAGACCTGCTGCGTGCGGCGGAGAGCCTGGGCCTGGACATGGACCGGTTCGAAGCAGACCTGCGCTCGGCGGAGGTCAGCAACCGCGTGCTGGACGATGCCCTGGACGCCGAATCCATGGACCTGCACGGAACTCCCACCTTCTTCATCGGGCGCCGCAGGCACCACGGCCCCTACGACGCGGCCACCCTGATCCGCGCTCTGGAGGCATCACGTTCCGCCGTGCCGTAG
- a CDS encoding SDR family NAD(P)-dependent oxidoreductase, with the protein MSTNALVTGAGRGIGAAIAAALAEAGYTVAVHAGHDADAARRVADALPGAGHAVVVGDLSSPAECQRVFAEAVDQLGGLDVLVNNAGIFRAQPVTSGSFADWQEAWRQTIDINLTAPANLCRLMAGHLIERPAGPAGGRLVNVGSRGAYRGEPENPAYGASKAGLHSLTQSLAVALAPHGIFSAAVAPGFVDTRMGRPALEGASGAAIRAQSPFNRVAEPEEVAATVAWLATAAPEWVSGTVIDVNGASHLR; encoded by the coding sequence ATGAGTACAAACGCATTGGTCACCGGCGCAGGCCGGGGCATCGGAGCAGCAATCGCAGCCGCCCTCGCAGAGGCCGGCTATACCGTGGCGGTGCACGCCGGACACGACGCCGACGCCGCCCGCCGGGTTGCCGATGCGCTGCCCGGGGCGGGGCACGCCGTCGTCGTCGGGGATCTGTCCTCCCCCGCGGAGTGCCAACGGGTCTTCGCCGAGGCCGTGGACCAGCTCGGCGGCCTGGACGTCCTGGTGAACAACGCGGGCATCTTTCGGGCCCAGCCGGTGACGTCCGGATCTTTTGCCGATTGGCAGGAGGCCTGGCGGCAGACCATCGACATCAACCTGACGGCACCGGCAAACCTCTGCCGGCTGATGGCCGGGCACCTGATTGAGCGGCCCGCGGGTCCGGCGGGCGGACGGCTGGTGAATGTGGGATCGCGCGGCGCGTACCGCGGGGAACCGGAGAACCCGGCCTACGGCGCCAGCAAGGCCGGGCTGCACTCCCTTACCCAGTCCCTTGCCGTGGCGCTGGCGCCGCATGGGATCTTCTCCGCCGCCGTCGCACCGGGATTCGTGGACACCCGGATGGGCCGCCCCGCTTTGGAGGGTGCCAGCGGCGCAGCCATCCGGGCGCAGAGTCCGTTCAACCGGGTCGCAGAGCCGGAGGAAGTCGCTGCGACCGTAGCCTGGCTCGCCACGGCGGCTCCGGAGTGGGTCAGCGGTACGGTGATCGACGTCAACGGCGCCTCGCACCTGCGCTGA
- a CDS encoding RNA-binding S4 domain-containing protein, whose amino-acid sequence MSIPASTSKTVRVDAWLWAVRAYKTRSAATAACRAGHVRLNGNPAKAAQPVQPGDTVRIRQPGFERILEVRQLISKRVGAEAASHCFTDSTPARPAAPALGIPVRDRGAGRPTKKDRRELDRLRGS is encoded by the coding sequence ATGAGCATTCCAGCGAGCACTTCCAAAACCGTCCGGGTGGACGCCTGGCTGTGGGCGGTCCGCGCCTATAAAACCCGGTCCGCGGCCACCGCCGCGTGCCGCGCCGGCCATGTCCGGCTGAACGGCAATCCCGCCAAGGCCGCGCAGCCGGTACAGCCCGGGGACACCGTCAGGATCCGGCAGCCCGGCTTCGAACGGATCCTCGAGGTCCGGCAGCTGATCAGCAAACGCGTCGGTGCCGAAGCGGCGTCGCACTGCTTCACGGATTCCACGCCTGCCCGTCCTGCAGCTCCGGCGCTGGGTATTCCGGTACGGGACCGGGGCGCCGGCCGGCCCACTAAAAAGGACCGCCGCGAACTGGACCGGCTGCGCGGGAGCTAG
- a CDS encoding acetyl-CoA hydrolase/transferase family protein produces MHRRISHPGLQQLVMTAEQAAAMIRPGMTVAMSGFTGAGYPKAVPQALAAQMEAAHAKGEDFQIKVLTGASTAPELDGVLAKAGGMELRLPYQSDPTLRKRINDGELEYIDIHLGHVAQYTWFGFYGHVDLAVIEVVGINEDGSLIPSSSVGNNKTWLEQADKVIIEVNRQQPEAMDGMHDVYYGTALPPHRKPIMLVNPDDRIGEPYLRLDPEKVIAVVETDAPDRMTPFAAPDETSQQIAGHLLDFFDAEIKAGRLTNKLLPLQSGVGNIANAVLAGLSTAGYTGLTAYTEVIQDGMLHLIRDGVVRVASATSFSLSPAGIEEFNSNIDFYRKRIILRTQEISNHPELIRRLGCIAMNGMIEADIYGNVNSTHVAGTAMMNGIGGSGDFARNGFLSAFMSPSTAKGGKISGIVPMAAHVDHTEHDTMLIITERGLADLRGLSPKQRARVIIEKCAHPDFQPLLQDYFERASRNSMGKHTPHLLDESLSFHQRFVETGTSLPEPAGL; encoded by the coding sequence ATGCACCGTCGCATTTCCCATCCCGGACTCCAGCAACTCGTTATGACCGCCGAACAGGCAGCGGCCATGATCCGCCCGGGAATGACCGTGGCGATGAGCGGTTTCACCGGCGCAGGCTATCCCAAAGCGGTCCCGCAGGCGCTCGCCGCCCAGATGGAAGCAGCGCACGCAAAGGGCGAGGACTTCCAGATCAAGGTCCTCACGGGCGCCTCGACGGCCCCGGAACTCGACGGCGTGCTGGCCAAGGCCGGCGGCATGGAACTGCGCCTGCCCTACCAGTCCGATCCCACGCTGCGGAAGCGGATCAACGACGGCGAACTCGAGTACATCGACATCCACCTCGGGCACGTGGCCCAGTACACCTGGTTCGGGTTCTACGGGCACGTGGACCTGGCCGTGATCGAGGTAGTCGGCATCAACGAGGACGGCAGCCTCATCCCGTCCTCCTCCGTGGGTAACAACAAGACCTGGCTCGAGCAGGCGGACAAGGTCATCATCGAGGTGAACCGCCAGCAGCCGGAAGCCATGGACGGCATGCACGACGTCTACTACGGCACCGCACTGCCCCCGCACCGCAAGCCCATCATGCTGGTGAACCCGGATGACCGCATCGGGGAGCCTTACCTGCGTCTGGACCCGGAGAAGGTCATTGCCGTGGTCGAGACGGACGCGCCGGACCGTATGACTCCGTTCGCAGCGCCGGATGAAACCTCGCAGCAGATCGCCGGGCACCTGCTGGACTTCTTCGATGCCGAAATCAAGGCCGGCCGGCTGACCAACAAGCTCCTTCCGCTGCAGTCGGGGGTGGGCAACATCGCCAACGCCGTGCTCGCCGGACTCTCCACCGCCGGGTACACCGGGCTCACGGCCTACACCGAGGTGATCCAGGACGGCATGCTGCACCTGATCCGCGACGGCGTGGTCCGGGTGGCCTCCGCGACGTCCTTCTCGCTCAGCCCGGCGGGCATCGAGGAATTCAACTCGAACATCGATTTTTACCGCAAGCGCATCATCCTGCGGACCCAGGAGATCTCCAACCACCCCGAACTGATCCGCCGGCTGGGCTGCATCGCCATGAACGGCATGATCGAAGCTGACATCTACGGAAACGTGAACTCCACGCACGTTGCCGGTACGGCCATGATGAACGGCATCGGCGGCTCCGGGGACTTTGCCCGCAACGGCTTCCTTTCCGCCTTTATGTCCCCGAGCACGGCCAAGGGCGGGAAGATTTCCGGGATTGTGCCCATGGCCGCGCACGTGGACCACACGGAACACGACACCATGCTGATCATCACCGAGCGGGGCCTGGCGGATCTGCGCGGCCTGTCGCCCAAGCAGCGCGCCCGCGTCATCATCGAGAAGTGCGCGCACCCGGACTTCCAGCCGCTGCTGCAGGACTACTTCGAGCGCGCCAGCCGCAACAGCATGGGCAAGCACACCCCGCATCTGCTGGACGAGTCCCTGTCCTTCCACCAGCGGTTCGTGGAAACGGGAACCAGCCTGCCGGAGCCCGCCGGCCTTTAG
- a CDS encoding MFS transporter produces MSDTKGTPANTTEGGRTLPIWLVGIAVVLVAVNLRPGASSVGPVLAELQAALDLDATAAGVLTALPGLTFAVVGALAVALSRKTGINGAIVLALGAVAAGLLARALAGSAVLFLMLTVLAFAGMAVGNILVPAFIKRHGGRRLALLNSVYGTTLALGASLPLLLGGVLAGSGPAGWRLSLGVWGAAALAAFMFWAVLALRTGRDPVAAGGPRAAKRTRMRSSRTAVALSIFFGVQSMHAYVQFGWAAQIYRDAGLEQAHAGLMAAIIAGLGIPGGLIMPVLVARSPRLRTYIVGLGVCMAAGYSGLLLAADTLPWLWALFLGVGGFAFPAALALITARSREPRVTAQLSGFIQPVGYLLAAMGPFAIGALHDLSGSWTLPLALLIASAAVMVGAGIRAAAPRFVDDELQAVPKRPVIGS; encoded by the coding sequence GTGAGCGACACCAAGGGGACACCGGCCAACACCACCGAGGGCGGCCGCACCCTGCCGATCTGGCTGGTCGGCATCGCCGTGGTTCTGGTCGCCGTCAATCTGCGCCCCGGGGCGTCTTCCGTCGGTCCGGTCCTGGCCGAGCTGCAGGCCGCACTGGACCTGGACGCCACCGCCGCCGGGGTGCTGACCGCGCTGCCGGGACTGACCTTTGCCGTGGTGGGGGCGCTCGCCGTCGCACTCTCACGCAAGACCGGAATCAACGGCGCCATTGTCCTGGCGCTGGGGGCGGTGGCCGCCGGACTGCTGGCGCGGGCGCTGGCAGGAAGCGCCGTGCTCTTCCTGATGCTTACCGTGCTTGCCTTCGCCGGCATGGCGGTGGGCAACATCCTCGTCCCCGCCTTCATCAAGCGCCACGGCGGGCGGCGCCTGGCGCTGCTGAACTCCGTCTATGGAACCACGCTGGCCCTGGGTGCCAGCCTGCCGCTGCTGCTGGGCGGCGTACTGGCGGGCAGCGGTCCGGCCGGCTGGCGGCTGAGCCTGGGAGTGTGGGGTGCCGCGGCCCTGGCTGCCTTTATGTTCTGGGCGGTCCTGGCACTGCGCACCGGGCGGGACCCGGTGGCTGCCGGCGGGCCGCGCGCAGCGAAGCGCACCCGGATGCGCTCGTCACGCACCGCCGTCGCCCTGAGCATCTTTTTCGGCGTCCAGTCCATGCACGCCTACGTCCAGTTCGGCTGGGCTGCGCAGATCTACCGCGACGCCGGACTGGAACAGGCGCATGCCGGGCTGATGGCCGCGATCATTGCCGGGCTTGGCATCCCGGGCGGCCTGATCATGCCCGTGCTGGTGGCTCGCTCGCCGCGCCTGCGGACCTACATTGTTGGCCTCGGTGTCTGCATGGCGGCCGGCTACAGCGGGCTGCTGCTGGCAGCGGACACACTGCCCTGGCTCTGGGCACTGTTCCTTGGCGTGGGCGGGTTCGCCTTCCCCGCCGCGCTGGCACTGATCACCGCCCGCTCCCGGGAACCGCGGGTCACCGCGCAGCTCTCGGGCTTCATCCAGCCCGTCGGCTATTTGCTGGCCGCCATGGGACCGTTCGCCATCGGCGCCCTGCACGATCTCTCCGGCAGCTGGACCCTGCCGCTGGCGCTCCTGATTGCCTCTGCCGCCGTGATGGTTGGTGCCGGCATCCGTGCAGCCGCACCGCGGTTCGTGGACGACGAACTGCAAGCGGTGCCGAAACGCCCGGTGATAGGTTCGTAA